A stretch of Microtus pennsylvanicus isolate mMicPen1 chromosome 5, mMicPen1.hap1, whole genome shotgun sequence DNA encodes these proteins:
- the Vps37c gene encoding vacuolar protein sorting-associated protein 37C isoform X3 → MKIEEESEAMAEKFLEGEVPLETFLESFSSMRTLLHLRRVRVEKLQDVVRRPRALPELAGDAPPPRPPPPRPAPQATPPVTEDQPPQPSVVTPYPLPYSPSPGLPVGPTAQGALQPAPFPVVSQPSSYGGPLGPSYPAPQPGPRAAAGYSWSPQRSVPPVPGYPVVPTSTSGPGYPLMGSRAPAPGYPQQSPYLPSRSKPPYPTQPQLPGFPGQPQPPVPPQPPYPPGPTPPYGFHPPGPAWPRY, encoded by the coding sequence GCCATGGCTGAGAAGTTCCTGGAAGGTGAGGTGCCCTTGGAGACCTTCTTAGAGTCCTTCTCCTCCATGAGGACACTGCTGCACCTGCGCCGAGTCCGCGTGGAGAAGCTCCAGGACGTGGTGAGGCGGCCCCGGGCTTTGCCGGAGTTGGCTGGAGATGCCCCTCCACCACGTCCACCGCCCCCACGCCCAGCGCCCCAGGCGACACCCCCTGTGACTGAAGACCAGCCTCCACAGCCGTCTGTTGTGACTCCCTACCCTTTACCCTACAGCCCATCGCCAGGCTTGCCTGTGGGCCCTACAGCCCAGGGAGCCCTACAGCCAGCCCCCTTCCCTGTGGTGTCCCAGCCTTCCTCCTATGGTGGGCCTCTGGGTCCATCTTACCCAGCACCTCAGCCAGGACCCAGGGCTGCTGCGGGCTACTCTTGGTCTCCACAGAGGAGTGTGCCACCTGTGCCTGGCTATCCTGTGGTCCCAACTAGCACCTCTGGTCCAGGATACCCATTAATGGGAAGCCGAGCTCCTGCTCCTGGGTATCCCCAACAGTCCCCCTACCTACCATCAAGAAGCAAACCTCCCTACCCAACACAGCCTCAGCTCCCAGGCttcccaggacagccacagccTCCAGTGCCCCCTCAACCTCCATATCCTCCTGGGCCAACCCCTCCCTATGGCTTTCATCCCCCGGGACCTGCCTGGCCTAGATACTAG